One segment of Pseudomonas sp. FP2196 DNA contains the following:
- a CDS encoding GntR family transcriptional regulator: MNSLATPSHARASAAPLPFSRQREPVDDLYPRLLDAILEQRIDPASRLTEDSLKQMFAVSRADVRRVLTQLSHEHIVVLRANHRPRIAAPDTEQTRQALHARRLTENTLVRLACQQPQAEDLKRLRALIEREHQAVEQDRRGAAIRLSGEFHLQLAQMAGNAPLAHFLGSLVPLTSLAIARCGGTTHSCCAWQEHLALVEAVECGDVTKAVILMNQHLDHLEGTLLYSVNEHCAAG, from the coding sequence ATGAACAGTCTTGCCACGCCATCGCACGCTCGGGCGAGCGCAGCGCCCCTGCCCTTCTCCCGCCAGCGCGAGCCAGTAGATGATCTGTATCCACGGCTGCTCGATGCGATTCTGGAGCAGCGCATCGACCCGGCCAGCCGTTTGACCGAGGACAGCCTCAAGCAGATGTTTGCTGTCAGCCGCGCGGATGTTCGGCGGGTGCTGACGCAGCTGTCCCATGAGCACATCGTCGTGCTGCGCGCCAATCATCGACCACGGATTGCGGCGCCGGACACGGAGCAGACGCGACAGGCGTTGCATGCCCGGCGGCTGACGGAAAACACCTTGGTGCGGTTGGCGTGCCAGCAACCACAGGCTGAAGATCTGAAACGGCTTCGAGCCTTGATCGAACGGGAACATCAGGCTGTGGAGCAGGATCGGCGCGGTGCGGCGATTCGGTTATCCGGGGAGTTTCATCTGCAATTGGCGCAGATGGCGGGGAATGCACCGTTGGCGCATTTTCTCGGCAGTCTGGTGCCGCTCACGTCATTGGCGATTGCGCGGTGTGGCGGGACTACGCACAGCTGTTGCGCATGGCAGGAGCATCTGGCTTTGGTTGAGGCGGTGGAGTGTGGGGATGTTACCAAAGCGGTGATTTTGATGAATCAACATCTGGATCATTTGGAGGGCACCCTGCTGTATTCCGTCAACGAGCACTGCGCCGCCGGATAG
- the yjiA gene encoding GTPase, giving the protein MSSPIPVTVLSGFLGAGKTTLLRHLLKAEHALKIAVIENEFSDAGIDTQLLGDEPVQVMTLANGCVCCTIHTDLTKALYLLLERLDSGEIAFDRLVIECTGLADPAPVAQTFFIDEELRERYLLDGIITLVDAAHADVHLTQTIAQAQIGFADRLLVSKTDLVDEAAFTALSERLTRINRRAPIRVVEHGNIDLAELLDVRGFNLNADLGGGLSLRPVSKAPSIDRISSLVLRTEQPLDIDQLSEFMNELLEEHGKQLLRYKGVLNIAGEDRRLVFQGVLKLYGFDWDTEWAEGEARESVIVFIADDLPEEKIRAGFARVAAA; this is encoded by the coding sequence TTGTCTTCTCCCATACCTGTCACGGTACTCAGCGGTTTCCTCGGCGCCGGCAAGACCACCTTGTTGCGGCACCTGTTGAAAGCCGAGCACGCCCTGAAAATCGCCGTGATCGAAAACGAATTCAGCGACGCCGGCATCGACACTCAGTTGCTTGGCGACGAACCGGTGCAAGTCATGACCCTGGCCAACGGCTGTGTCTGCTGCACCATCCACACCGATCTGACCAAAGCCCTGTACTTGTTGCTCGAACGCCTCGACAGCGGCGAAATCGCTTTCGACCGACTGGTGATCGAGTGCACCGGTCTGGCTGATCCGGCGCCCGTGGCGCAGACCTTTTTCATCGATGAAGAACTGCGTGAGCGTTACCTGCTCGACGGCATCATCACCTTGGTCGATGCCGCTCACGCGGATGTGCACTTGACCCAGACCATCGCTCAGGCACAGATCGGTTTCGCTGACCGCTTGCTGGTGAGCAAAACTGATCTGGTGGATGAAGCAGCGTTCACCGCATTGAGTGAGCGCCTGACGCGGATCAACCGTCGTGCGCCGATCCGTGTGGTCGAGCACGGCAACATCGATCTGGCTGAATTGCTCGACGTGCGCGGCTTCAACCTCAACGCCGATCTCGGCGGTGGGCTGAGTCTGCGTCCGGTCAGCAAGGCGCCGTCGATCGACCGCATCTCCAGCCTCGTGCTGCGCACCGAGCAGCCCCTGGATATCGATCAGCTCAGCGAGTTCATGAATGAGTTGCTGGAAGAACATGGCAAACAATTGCTGCGTTACAAAGGCGTGCTGAACATTGCCGGGGAAGATCGGCGCTTGGTGTTTCAGGGTGTGCTGAAACTCTATGGTTTCGACTGGGACACCGAATGGGCCGAAGGTGAGGCGCGGGAAAGTGTGATTGTGTTTATTGCTGATGACTTGCCGGAAGAAAAGATTCGGGCGGGGTTTGCCAGGGTGGCCGCAGCCTGA
- a CDS encoding YbdD/YjiX family protein → MFNDLSRLGKYLGQAARLMVGMPDYDTYVEHMQTKHPDKPVMSYEMFFRERQEARYGGKGGPKCC, encoded by the coding sequence ATGTTCAATGACCTGAGTCGCCTCGGTAAATACCTCGGTCAGGCTGCGCGCCTGATGGTCGGCATGCCCGACTACGACACCTACGTCGAGCATATGCAAACCAAGCACCCGGACAAACCGGTGATGAGCTACGAGATGTTCTTCCGCGAACGTCAGGAGGCCCGTTACGGTGGCAAGGGTGGGCCGAAGTGCTGTTGA
- a CDS encoding carbon starvation CstA family protein — translation MKNNNSLLRHLPWLVLAIVGACALGVVALRRGEAINALWIVVAAVAIYLVAYRYYSLFIANNVMQLDPRRATPAVLNNDGLDYVPTNKHILFGHHFAAIAGAGPLVGPVLAAQMGYLPGTLWLIAGVVLAGAVQDFMVLFMSTRRNGRSLGDMVREEMGRIPGTIALFGCFLIMIIILAVLALIVVKALAESPWGIFTVMATIPIAMFMGIYMRYIRPGRIGEISVVGVLLLLGSIWLGGQIAADPVWAKAFTFTGVQITWMLVGYGFVAASLPVWLILAPRDYLSTFLKIGTIVALAIGILVTMPELKMPALTQFVDGTGPVWKGGLFPFLFITIACGAVSGFHALISSGTTPKLLDNETNARYIGYGGMLMESFVAIMAMVAASVIEPGVYFAMNSPAAVVGSDVVSVAQVVTSWGFAITPEALQAVAHDIGETTILARAGGAPTLAVGIAQILHSVLPGENTMAFWYHFAILFEALFILTAVDAGTRAGRFMLQDLLGSFVPALKRTESWTANLIATAGCVAMWGWLLYQGVVDPLGGINTLWPLFGISNQMLAGIALMLGTVVLIKMKRQRYIWVTLLPATWLLICTTTAGFIKLFDANPAIGFLSLAKKYSDALANGQVLAPAKSVEQMQHVIFNAYTNATLTALFLFVVFSILFYALKVGIAAWGKKERTDKESPFQALPDA, via the coding sequence ATGAAAAATAATAATAGCCTGCTACGCCACTTACCCTGGCTAGTGCTGGCAATCGTAGGAGCGTGCGCCCTGGGCGTAGTGGCATTGCGCCGAGGCGAGGCGATCAACGCCTTGTGGATTGTGGTCGCTGCCGTGGCCATTTATCTGGTTGCGTACCGTTACTACAGCCTGTTCATCGCTAACAATGTGATGCAACTCGATCCGCGTCGGGCCACCCCCGCCGTGCTCAACAACGATGGGCTGGACTACGTTCCAACCAACAAACATATTCTCTTCGGTCACCACTTCGCGGCCATTGCTGGCGCGGGGCCTCTGGTCGGTCCGGTTCTGGCGGCGCAAATGGGCTACTTGCCCGGCACGCTTTGGCTGATCGCCGGTGTGGTGCTGGCGGGCGCGGTGCAGGACTTCATGGTTCTGTTCATGTCGACCCGTCGCAATGGCCGTTCCCTGGGCGACATGGTGCGTGAAGAAATGGGCCGCATTCCCGGCACCATCGCCCTGTTCGGCTGCTTCCTGATCATGATCATCATCCTCGCGGTGCTGGCGCTGATCGTGGTCAAAGCCCTGGCCGAGAGCCCATGGGGCATCTTCACCGTGATGGCGACCATCCCGATCGCGATGTTCATGGGCATTTACATGCGCTACATCCGTCCGGGTCGCATTGGTGAGATCTCTGTGGTCGGCGTGTTGCTGCTGCTGGGTTCGATCTGGCTCGGTGGGCAGATCGCCGCCGATCCGGTGTGGGCCAAGGCGTTCACCTTCACCGGAGTGCAGATTACCTGGATGTTGGTTGGCTACGGCTTTGTGGCCGCTTCATTGCCGGTGTGGCTGATTCTGGCGCCGCGTGACTACCTCTCCACTTTCCTCAAGATCGGTACCATCGTCGCTTTGGCGATCGGCATTCTGGTGACCATGCCTGAGCTGAAAATGCCCGCGCTGACCCAGTTCGTCGACGGCACTGGCCCGGTGTGGAAGGGCGGTCTGTTCCCGTTCCTGTTCATCACCATCGCTTGCGGTGCGGTCTCCGGTTTCCACGCGCTGATCTCGTCGGGCACCACGCCGAAGTTGCTGGATAACGAAACCAACGCCCGTTACATCGGTTACGGCGGCATGCTGATGGAATCGTTCGTCGCCATCATGGCGATGGTCGCTGCTTCGGTGATCGAGCCAGGCGTGTACTTCGCCATGAACAGCCCGGCAGCAGTCGTCGGCAGTGATGTGGTGTCGGTTGCGCAAGTGGTCACCAGTTGGGGCTTCGCGATCACGCCTGAGGCGCTGCAAGCCGTGGCGCACGATATTGGCGAGACCACGATTCTGGCCCGTGCCGGTGGTGCGCCGACCCTGGCGGTCGGTATCGCGCAGATCCTGCACAGTGTCCTGCCGGGTGAAAACACCATGGCGTTCTGGTACCACTTCGCGATCCTGTTCGAGGCGCTGTTCATCCTCACCGCTGTAGACGCCGGCACTCGTGCCGGGCGTTTTATGCTCCAGGATCTGCTCGGCTCTTTCGTACCGGCGCTGAAACGTACCGAATCGTGGACTGCCAACCTGATCGCCACCGCCGGTTGTGTGGCAATGTGGGGCTGGTTGCTGTACCAGGGCGTGGTCGATCCACTGGGCGGCATCAACACCCTGTGGCCGCTGTTTGGTATCTCCAACCAGATGCTGGCCGGTATCGCGCTGATGCTCGGCACCGTGGTCCTGATCAAAATGAAGCGTCAGCGCTACATCTGGGTCACCCTGCTGCCGGCCACCTGGCTGCTGATCTGCACCACCACTGCGGGCTTCATCAAGCTGTTCGACGCCAACCCTGCGATCGGCTTCCTGTCGCTGGCCAAGAAGTACAGCGATGCGCTGGCCAATGGTCAGGTGCTCGCGCCAGCGAAAAGCGTCGAGCAGATGCAGCACGTGATCTTCAACGCCTACACCAACGCAACGCTGACGGCGCTGTTCCTGTTTGTGGTATTCAGCATCCTGTTCTATGCGCTCAAAGTCGGCATCGCCGCTTGGGGCAAAAAAGAGCGTACGGATAAAGAATCGCCATTCCAGGCCCTGCCGGATGCGTAA
- a CDS encoding PilZ domain-containing protein, with protein MSEHPANRRRFKRIAFDAKTELRQGEYIWPVKLIDLSLKGLLIERPEPWLGDREKDFFVDIQLSDDVDIEMDVHLAHEENGQLGFVCRHISLESIQRLRRLIELNLADEAELERELAALIEI; from the coding sequence ATGAGCGAGCACCCAGCCAATCGTCGTCGTTTCAAACGTATTGCGTTCGATGCCAAAACCGAGCTACGTCAAGGTGAATATATCTGGCCGGTGAAGCTGATCGACCTGTCGCTGAAGGGGCTGTTGATCGAACGGCCGGAGCCTTGGCTGGGCGATCGGGAGAAGGATTTTTTCGTCGACATCCAACTGAGCGATGACGTCGATATCGAGATGGATGTGCATCTGGCCCATGAAGAAAATGGCCAGTTGGGCTTTGTCTGCCGGCATATCAGCCTGGAGTCGATCCAGCGCTTGCGGCGCTTGATCGAACTCAATCTGGCCGACGAAGCCGAACTGGAGCGCGAGTTGGCCGCCCTGATCGAAATCTAG
- the radA gene encoding DNA repair protein RadA produces MAKAKRMYGCTECGATFPKWAGQCGECGAWNTLTETMIESGGATAPTGRTGWAGQQAQIKTLAEVSIEEIPRFSTASGELDRVLGGGLVDGSVVLIGGDPGIGKSTILLQTLCNLAKSMPALYVTGEESQQQVAMRARRLGLPQDQLRVMTETCIETIIATARQEKPKVMVIDSIQTIFTEQLQSAPGGVSQVRESAALLVRYAKQSGTAIFLVGHVTKEGALAGPRVLEHMVDTVLYFEGESDGRLRLLRAVKNRFGAVNELGVFGMTDKGLKEVSNPSAIFLTRAQEEVPGSVVMATWEGTRPMLVEVQALVDDSHLANPRRVTLGLDQNRLAMLLAVLHRHGGIPTHDQDVFLNVVGGVKVLETASDLALMAAVMSSLRNRPLPHDLLVFGEVGLSGEVRPVPSGQERLKEAAKHGFKRAIVPKGNAPKESPPGLQIIAVTRLEQALDALFE; encoded by the coding sequence ATGGCCAAGGCCAAGCGCATGTACGGCTGCACCGAGTGCGGCGCAACCTTTCCCAAGTGGGCCGGCCAGTGTGGCGAGTGCGGTGCCTGGAACACCTTGACCGAAACCATGATCGAGAGCGGCGGCGCGACGGCGCCCACCGGTCGCACCGGTTGGGCCGGGCAACAGGCGCAGATCAAGACGCTGGCCGAAGTCAGCATCGAAGAAATTCCGCGGTTTTCTACTGCCTCCGGAGAACTGGACCGGGTGCTCGGTGGCGGGCTGGTCGATGGCTCGGTAGTGCTGATTGGTGGTGATCCGGGGATCGGCAAGTCAACGATTCTGTTGCAGACCCTTTGCAACCTCGCCAAGAGCATGCCGGCACTGTACGTCACCGGCGAAGAATCCCAGCAGCAAGTAGCCATGCGCGCCCGTCGCCTCGGCTTACCGCAGGATCAACTGCGGGTGATGACCGAAACCTGCATCGAAACCATCATCGCCACTGCTCGTCAGGAAAAACCCAAGGTGATGGTGATCGACTCGATCCAGACGATCTTCACCGAGCAACTGCAATCGGCGCCCGGCGGCGTGTCCCAGGTGCGCGAAAGTGCGGCGCTGCTGGTGAGATACGCCAAGCAAAGCGGCACTGCGATTTTCCTCGTCGGCCACGTCACCAAGGAAGGCGCGCTTGCCGGCCCGCGCGTGCTGGAACACATGGTCGACACCGTGCTGTATTTCGAAGGTGAATCCGATGGCCGTTTGCGTTTGCTGCGGGCGGTGAAAAACCGTTTTGGTGCGGTCAACGAACTCGGTGTGTTCGGCATGACCGACAAGGGACTTAAAGAAGTCTCAAACCCATCGGCGATTTTTCTCACCCGCGCTCAGGAAGAGGTCCCGGGCAGTGTGGTGATGGCGACGTGGGAGGGCACTCGGCCGATGCTGGTGGAAGTGCAGGCGCTGGTCGATGACAGTCATCTGGCCAACCCGCGCCGGGTGACGCTGGGTCTTGATCAGAACCGATTGGCGATGTTGCTGGCGGTTCTGCATCGACACGGCGGCATTCCGACCCATGATCAGGACGTCTTCCTTAACGTGGTCGGCGGGGTGAAGGTGCTGGAAACGGCGTCTGACCTGGCGCTGATGGCGGCTGTCATGTCGAGCTTGCGCAATCGACCATTGCCGCATGACCTGTTGGTGTTCGGTGAAGTGGGTCTGTCCGGCGAAGTGCGTCCGGTGCCGAGCGGGCAGGAGCGATTGAAGGAAGCCGCCAAGCATGGATTCAAACGGGCGATCGTGCCCAAGGGCAACGCGCCAAAAGAGTCGCCGCCGGGCTTGCAGATCATCGCCGTGACCCGCCTGGAACAGGCCCTCGACGCGCTCTTCGAATAA
- a CDS encoding ankyrin repeat domain-containing protein: MRICLLLFCGCLSFSAWAASPEQDPEAIKAQLQDYYFDAARRGDVPMLDTFIESGYSLDTRDDKGYTALILAAYHGQAPAVERLLAAGADACAQDQRGNTALMGAIFKGELQIARRLMATDCSPDQRNGAGQTAAMYAGLFKRQELLDALKAKGADLNAEDPLGNSAARLASGEIRTAAPR, translated from the coding sequence ATGCGTATTTGTCTTTTATTGTTTTGCGGTTGCCTGTCGTTTTCTGCGTGGGCGGCTTCTCCCGAGCAGGACCCTGAAGCCATCAAGGCGCAACTGCAGGACTATTATTTTGACGCGGCCCGGCGGGGTGATGTGCCGATGCTCGATACTTTTATCGAATCCGGATATTCCCTCGATACCCGCGATGACAAGGGTTACACCGCGCTGATTCTGGCGGCGTATCACGGCCAGGCGCCTGCGGTTGAAAGGCTACTCGCCGCCGGGGCGGATGCCTGTGCTCAGGATCAACGCGGCAACACGGCGCTGATGGGCGCGATTTTCAAAGGCGAATTGCAGATTGCCCGGCGTTTGATGGCCACCGATTGCAGTCCCGACCAACGTAACGGTGCCGGTCAGACGGCCGCCATGTACGCCGGATTGTTCAAGCGTCAGGAATTGCTCGACGCGCTGAAAGCCAAAGGCGCCGATCTGAATGCCGAAGATCCGCTGGGTAACAGCGCCGCACGTCTGGCCAGCGGGGAAATCCGTACCGCCGCGCCGCGCTGA
- a CDS encoding catalase has translation MNATLGLGAFPHRRALGVLTASLLTFSVHAAPLTRDNGAAVGDNQNSQTAGTDGPVLLQDVQLIQKLQRFDRERIPERVVHARGTGAHGTFTVTNDLSDLSKAKVFAAGQSTPVFVRFSAVVHGNHSPETLRDPRGFATKFYTADGNWDLVGNNFPTFFIRDAIKFPDMVHAFKPDPRTNLDDDSRRFDFFSHVPEATRTLTELYSNSGTPASYREMDGNGVHAYKLVNAKGEVHYVKFHWKSLQGINNLTPEQVTKVQGQDYSHMTNDLVTNINKGNFPKWDLYIQVLKPQDLSKFDFDPLDATKIWPGIPERKVGQMVLNRNPANVFQETEQVAMAPANVVPGIEPSEDRLLQGRVFSYADTQMYRLGANALQLPINAPKVAVNNGNQDGAMNFGASQSGVNYQPSRLQPREETPTARYSQMALSGSTQQAKIQREQNFKQAGDLYRSFSKKERRDLIDSFGGSLATTDDESKHIILSFLYKADPEYGTGVTEVAKGDLSRVKALAAKLAD, from the coding sequence ATGAATGCCACTCTTGGACTGGGGGCTTTTCCCCATCGCCGCGCACTTGGTGTACTTACCGCCAGCCTGTTGACCTTTTCCGTGCATGCCGCGCCCCTGACCCGGGATAATGGTGCGGCGGTGGGCGACAATCAGAACTCGCAAACCGCCGGCACCGACGGCCCGGTGCTGCTGCAGGATGTGCAACTGATCCAGAAGCTTCAGCGTTTCGACCGCGAGCGCATTCCCGAGCGTGTGGTTCACGCGCGCGGTACCGGCGCCCATGGCACTTTCACGGTGACCAACGACCTCAGCGACTTGAGCAAGGCCAAGGTATTTGCCGCCGGCCAGAGCACGCCGGTATTCGTGCGGTTCTCTGCCGTGGTTCACGGTAACCACTCCCCGGAAACCCTGCGTGACCCGCGTGGTTTCGCCACCAAGTTCTACACCGCCGACGGTAACTGGGATCTGGTGGGCAACAACTTCCCGACCTTCTTCATCCGAGACGCGATCAAATTTCCGGATATGGTGCATGCGTTCAAACCTGATCCGCGTACCAATCTTGATGATGACTCGCGCCGATTCGACTTCTTCTCCCATGTACCGGAAGCCACGCGTACGCTGACCGAGTTGTATTCCAATTCGGGAACCCCCGCCAGTTATCGCGAAATGGACGGCAACGGAGTGCATGCCTATAAGTTGGTCAATGCCAAGGGCGAAGTGCACTACGTAAAGTTTCACTGGAAGAGCTTGCAAGGCATCAATAATCTCACCCCTGAACAAGTCACAAAAGTTCAGGGTCAGGATTACAGTCATATGACCAATGACCTGGTGACTAATATAAACAAAGGCAACTTCCCGAAATGGGACTTGTACATTCAGGTTCTGAAACCACAAGATTTGTCCAAGTTTGATTTCGATCCGCTGGATGCAACCAAGATCTGGCCGGGTATTCCAGAACGTAAAGTTGGACAAATGGTTCTAAACCGTAATCCGGCAAACGTATTCCAGGAAACCGAACAAGTTGCAATGGCTCCGGCCAATGTTGTTCCGGGTATCGAACCTTCCGAAGATCGTTTGTTGCAAGGTCGCGTGTTCTCTTATGCCGACACGCAAATGTATCGCCTTGGCGCTAATGCCCTGCAATTGCCGATCAACGCGCCGAAAGTTGCGGTGAACAACGGCAATCAGGATGGCGCGATGAACTTCGGTGCCAGCCAGTCCGGTGTGAACTATCAGCCGAGCCGTTTGCAACCGCGTGAAGAAACGCCCACGGCGCGTTACAGCCAGATGGCGCTGTCGGGCAGCACGCAGCAGGCGAAGATCCAGCGTGAGCAGAACTTCAAGCAGGCCGGCGATCTGTATCGCTCGTTCAGCAAAAAGGAACGCCGCGACCTGATCGACAGCTTCGGCGGCTCACTGGCCACCACGGATGACGAGAGCAAGCACATCATCCTGTCCTTCCTCTATAAGGCCGATCCGGAGTACGGCACCGGCGTGACTGAAGTGGCCAAGGGTGACCTGAGCCGGGTCAAGGCGTTGGCGGCCAAACTGGCTGACTGA
- the mscL gene encoding large-conductance mechanosensitive channel protein MscL, producing the protein MGVISEFKAFAVKGNVVDMAVGIIIGAAFGKIVSSFVGDVIMPPIGLLIGGVDFSDLAITLKAAQGEAPAVMLAYGKFIQSVLDFVIVAFAIFMGVKAINRLKREEAVTPTLPPVPTKEEELLGEIRDLLKARNNQP; encoded by the coding sequence ATGGGCGTGATAAGTGAGTTCAAGGCCTTCGCGGTCAAAGGCAATGTGGTCGACATGGCCGTCGGTATCATCATCGGTGCCGCCTTCGGCAAGATCGTTTCATCCTTTGTCGGCGACGTGATCATGCCGCCGATCGGCCTGTTGATCGGTGGAGTGGACTTCAGTGATCTGGCCATTACGCTGAAAGCTGCACAGGGCGAAGCCCCCGCGGTAATGCTGGCTTACGGCAAATTCATCCAGAGCGTGCTCGACTTCGTCATCGTCGCCTTTGCCATTTTCATGGGCGTCAAAGCCATCAATCGCCTGAAACGCGAAGAAGCCGTGACCCCTACCCTGCCACCGGTGCCGACCAAGGAAGAAGAATTGCTGGGCGAGATCCGCGATTTGCTCAAGGCCCGGAACAATCAGCCCTGA
- a CDS encoding ferredoxin--NADP reductase: MIASAEKFTAQTLLDVQPLTSSLFTLRTSRDAGFRFRAGQFARLGVTKADGSTVWRAYSMVSSPFDEFLEFFSIVVPGGEFTSELSRLQIGDTLLVDRQAFGYLTLDRFVDGRDLWLLSTGTGVAPFLSILQDFEVWEKFERIILVYSVREARELAYQQMIAGLAQREYLSEHAHKLRFIPTVTREAHPGALSGRITTLIENGELERAAGVELSAEHSRVMLCGNPQMIDDTRALLKKRHMSLSLTRRPGQVAVENYW; this comes from the coding sequence ATGATCGCCAGTGCAGAGAAGTTTACCGCTCAGACCTTGCTCGACGTGCAGCCCTTGACCTCCAGCTTGTTCACTTTGCGTACCAGTCGTGATGCAGGTTTTCGTTTCCGGGCCGGGCAATTTGCCCGGCTCGGGGTGACCAAGGCCGATGGCAGCACTGTTTGGCGCGCCTATTCGATGGTGTCGTCACCCTTTGACGAGTTTCTTGAATTCTTCTCCATCGTAGTGCCGGGTGGCGAGTTCACCAGCGAGCTGAGCCGTCTGCAGATCGGCGATACCTTGCTGGTGGATCGCCAAGCGTTCGGCTACCTGACCCTTGATCGCTTCGTTGACGGCCGTGATCTGTGGCTCTTATCCACCGGTACCGGGGTGGCGCCTTTTCTGTCGATCCTTCAGGACTTCGAGGTCTGGGAAAAATTCGAACGGATCATTCTGGTGTACAGCGTGCGCGAAGCGCGGGAGCTGGCGTATCAGCAGATGATTGCAGGCCTGGCGCAACGTGAATATTTGAGTGAACACGCACACAAGTTGCGTTTCATCCCGACAGTCACCCGTGAAGCCCATCCCGGAGCGTTGAGCGGTCGCATTACTACACTGATCGAAAACGGTGAGCTGGAACGGGCAGCGGGCGTGGAACTGTCGGCTGAGCATTCGCGGGTCATGTTGTGCGGCAATCCGCAGATGATCGACGACACTCGTGCGTTGCTGAAAAAAAGGCACATGAGCCTCAGCCTCACCCGTCGGCCGGGGCAGGTGGCCGTGGAAAACTACTGGTAA
- a CDS encoding autoinducer binding domain-containing protein — translation METWKESQLKQLTFAKGIDAAYPILLKFAENLGFNFCAISVTSPHREIHLNALQINNYPEEWNQQYAQKNFRKIDPVIAHCNHSMLPIVWSETVFAETPQLWESLKEHRLQHGWSQAFHNEESGLCSIISLARKHCPISPLELYEHFGYMFYATSHLSELFARALPAQPAKSRQPHLSPRELEVLQLSASGKTAYEISKILSLSERTVNYHVQNVIEKLNVCNKISAVIAAARAGII, via the coding sequence ATGGAAACGTGGAAGGAGTCGCAATTAAAGCAACTGACTTTCGCCAAGGGAATAGATGCCGCTTATCCGATCTTGCTGAAATTTGCCGAGAATCTGGGATTTAACTTCTGCGCAATTTCAGTCACTTCGCCGCACCGGGAAATTCATCTTAACGCCTTGCAAATCAACAACTACCCTGAAGAGTGGAATCAGCAATATGCACAAAAAAACTTCCGGAAAATTGATCCGGTAATAGCACACTGCAATCACTCAATGTTACCGATCGTATGGAGTGAAACGGTATTCGCCGAGACGCCTCAGTTATGGGAATCATTGAAGGAACATAGGCTGCAACACGGCTGGTCTCAGGCGTTCCATAACGAGGAAAGCGGCTTGTGCAGCATTATCAGCCTTGCCCGAAAGCACTGCCCGATCAGTCCGCTCGAGTTGTATGAGCATTTTGGCTATATGTTCTACGCCACCAGCCACTTGAGCGAACTGTTCGCCAGGGCCTTGCCAGCACAGCCCGCCAAGTCCCGCCAACCGCATCTTTCACCCCGAGAACTGGAGGTGCTGCAATTGTCCGCCAGTGGCAAAACGGCTTATGAGATCTCGAAAATCCTCAGCTTGAGCGAACGCACCGTGAACTATCACGTGCAGAACGTGATCGAGAAGCTCAACGTCTGCAACAAGATTTCCGCTGTCATCGCGGCCGCCAGAGCCGGAATCATCTAG